From a region of the Equus przewalskii isolate Varuska chromosome 2, EquPr2, whole genome shotgun sequence genome:
- the LOC139079898 gene encoding uncharacterized protein: protein MCQGQSQGPLPRAGEGERPCLALNPSPASDWLCYLIALCLSFPICLTGIATTPTAPDRGRIQWVLSREGPGPCPAQSSRSLRQGCLISAQEAAGFRESPACTRLWVGAFAIRKGVSKPSCSSGSPGDLQKTHPTDSECLLSLVGVLFRSSGQGGLAGLHSGLYHRRLIPGKVTRPHWDSVSRSANGLSRGCCQDGRGEVAAFWGTSFSPGSWEALGRGGEGSRPAGPADGLQAGPPAQCAGTGVSAEASLDPAATAPALSLRCSETWRRGGLAVVPPRPEGPGPAFAPPTPLCRRRRAPRRRVYADAGWGGLAGGQLCPWVAPLCAPAHWTLRGITNIRRGPEPCDPAGSASK, encoded by the coding sequence ATGTGCCAGGGGCAGAGCCAAGGGCCGCtgcccagggcaggggagggtgagCGGCCCTGCCTGGCTCTGAATCCTAGCCCTGCCTCTGACTGGCTGTGCTACCTaattgctctgtgcctcagtttccccatctgtctaACGGGGATAGCCACAACTCCTACAGCCCCAGACCGAGGGAGGATTCAGTGGGTCCTTTCACGTGAGGGCCCAGGACCCTGCCCGGCCCAGAGCAGCCGTTCCCTCCGCCAGGGCTGTCTGATCAGCGCTCAGGAGGCGGCAGGGTTTCGGGAGAGTCCGGCGTGCACCAGGCTCTGGGTGGGAGCGTTTGCCATCAGGAAGGGTGTTTCCAAACCCAGCTGTTCATCAGGGTCCCCCGGAGACCTTCAAAAAACGCATCCCACAGATAGCGAGTGTCTACTTTCCCTCGTAGGCGTGCTCTTCAGAAGCTCCGGCCAGGGTGGGCTTGCGGGGCTCCACTCTGGGCTCTACCACCGGAGGCTGATCCCGGGAAAAGTAACCCGACCTCACTGGGACTCAGTTTCTCGTTCTGCCAACGGGCTCTCTCGGGGCTGCTGCCAGGACGGAAGGGGCGAGGTAGCCGCGTTCTGGGGAACTTCGTTCTCCCCGGGTTCTTGGGAGGCGCTGGGGCGTGGCGGTGAGGGGTCGCGCCCCGCCGGGCCGGCGGATGGGCTGCAGGCAGGCCCCCCTGCACAGTGTGCCGGGACGGGTGTCTCTGCGGAGGCCTCGCTGGACCCGGCTGCCACCGCCCCGGCTCTGAGTCTTCGCTGCTCTGAGACCTGGAGACGTGGAGGCCTGGCCGTTGTCCCCCCGCGGCCGGAGGGGCCCGGGCCTGCGTTTGCTCCCCCTACCCCGCTCTGCAGACGGAGGCGCGCACCCAGGAGGCGCGTCTATGCGGACGCAGGATGGGGAGGCCTGGCGGGCGGGCAGCTCTGTCCCTGGGTCGCGCCCCTTTGTGCCCCCGCCCACTGGACGCTGCGAGGGATTACAAACATCAGACGGGGCCCGGAACCATGTGACCCTGCAGGGTCCGCGTCCAAGTGA